One Janthinobacterium sp. TB1-E2 genomic region harbors:
- a CDS encoding diguanylate cyclase domain-containing protein — MRSLFDHEIIKQLHSGARSRVYRARAADGAALIVKKPNQPFPSFQQLAQFKREYAIARRCRHPGVAHPLALQLHGGCWTMVLEDTGGQALDHVLRAQVAARRTPSQPALALDDFFDIALQLCAALEEVHTHGVIHKDINPSNLVWNGERRRLQLIDFGIACELPYESHGIVNLQTLEGTLRYMAPEQTGRMNRRVDWRADFYALGATFYELLAGQAPFETGDEMELVHCHIARSPDWSHPALASLPGQLLPIIQRLLEKNADQRYQSLQGLRSDLEACRAQEPALSLKLSDHNGRFLVPQTLHGREDAIAELLAAFERSAAGRCEMLLVAGHSGIGKSAVINEVQKPIIARRGCFLSGKFDQLQRDVPYASLIQAFQGLVRQLLGQPEETLRQWSAKLHQALGSGIGMLVELIPQLALIVGPTDPIPASAPAQAQLRLDRLFPRFVEVFACTGHPLVLFLDDLQWADAATLRMIELLMVSCDKSCMLFIGAYRDNEVSPAHPLIALRDKLLARDVRLSTLSLGALTEPQVAQMVSATVRVAATDCAPLTSICYRKTAGNPFFLNQFLASLNETGQLRYRATDDCWDWDLPAIEQARYTDNVVEVLLEKIRRLPIATQHLLQLAASCGNRFALDTLALAVDRAPRKTQQDLWPALSAGLIQPLDERYKYVSGDTDAANSGVSYRFLHDRVQQAAYLVADDDARAANHLLIGRLLLRHATPERRDETLFEIVEQLNAGRALINDADERAQLAMLNLQAGVKARRSAAFQSTLEHMRTGLDLLSAQAWSVHADLWLDLQLGAAEAAYLCGQFDAAEAIYPQVRARTLIPLLQVRCIAIQAHQYQLQGRLLDAIAVQRDGLALLHIDIPHDVTQMKARFADILADIGRQPGAQAPDTLLAADEMCEPDAVAAMQMMQGLWMASYYAGQQDLSALMVVSMTRLSIQRGNSDFSAVAYVGYAMMVALYSGDIARGYAFGAMAMALARRRANLQTRTLTGLMFGALSNHWTQPLRSSDALYEEAFGWALEIADFVQVGVVAAVRATDRLILGDYLPHLMHDIEHDLALMRANGQQAMADCCVAAAIQPIKCLMGLLPRHDSYDDGAFSEARFLDQYGGSHLYRAYFLQGKIRNAYLFDGADAEQLAGQLGNVTQIMRGQAKVVECSFYAALILIRALRRDPARPDAGDMLTVIGTLQASLAKWAKQGSDNSKAKHLLVQAEMARYREELQLATRYYQQAIDAAGLAGYVNMQALGNELCGECWFDQGHARVAGVFIQDAIAHYGQWGAQGKVAQLHARHGVLLSRMEGRSTQRHSVSHTHGSSALDLVSLLKASQILSNEVGLRKVLTRLIAIVCENAGAQVARLLLLSEGSYQLEANIDGDGVTVLQSRQLDLSAASDPQFPLSLLRYVVRTGAEVIEDCITGASRFAADPYVQLHLPRAVMCLPIRHGGQIGGILYFENRLADASFTEERVAFLRMLGAQAMISISSARLHDSLERRVAERTEQLEDANRKLATLSITDGLTGLANRRHFDDVLRAECARATRVGQPLAVVMLDVDYFKRFNDRHGHQAGDACLIRVAQALAAGMRRAGDLTARYGGEEFSIVLPNTGADEARQIGEALRRAIEELGIAHVNADALQVTISVGIAVQSAPGAADPDALLRLADAALYYAKDAGRNCVVLRILPPG, encoded by the coding sequence ATGCGCTCCCTTTTCGATCACGAGATCATCAAACAGCTACACAGCGGTGCCCGCTCACGGGTTTACCGCGCCAGGGCTGCGGATGGTGCCGCGCTGATCGTCAAGAAACCCAATCAGCCGTTCCCCTCCTTTCAGCAACTGGCGCAATTCAAGCGCGAGTATGCGATCGCGCGCCGCTGCCGCCATCCTGGCGTGGCGCATCCGCTGGCGCTGCAGCTGCACGGCGGGTGCTGGACGATGGTCCTCGAGGATACTGGCGGCCAGGCGCTCGACCACGTATTGCGCGCGCAGGTGGCGGCGCGCAGGACGCCGTCGCAGCCCGCATTGGCGCTGGACGACTTTTTCGACATCGCGCTGCAACTGTGCGCGGCGCTGGAGGAGGTCCATACGCATGGCGTGATCCACAAGGACATCAATCCCTCCAACCTGGTGTGGAATGGCGAGCGGCGGCGGCTGCAACTGATCGATTTCGGCATCGCCTGCGAACTGCCGTACGAAAGCCACGGCATCGTCAATCTGCAGACGCTGGAAGGCACGCTGCGCTACATGGCGCCGGAACAGACGGGGCGCATGAACCGGCGGGTCGATTGGCGCGCCGATTTCTATGCGCTGGGCGCCACCTTCTACGAACTGCTGGCCGGCCAGGCGCCGTTCGAGACGGGCGACGAGATGGAACTCGTGCACTGCCACATTGCGCGCAGTCCCGACTGGTCGCACCCGGCGCTGGCAAGCCTGCCTGGCCAGCTGCTGCCGATCATCCAGCGGCTGCTGGAAAAAAATGCCGACCAGCGCTACCAGAGCTTGCAGGGCTTGCGCAGCGACCTCGAAGCCTGCCGCGCGCAAGAGCCGGCGCTGTCGCTCAAGCTGTCCGACCACAACGGCCGCTTCCTCGTGCCGCAAACGCTGCATGGGCGCGAGGATGCCATCGCCGAGCTGCTGGCGGCGTTTGAGCGCAGCGCCGCGGGCAGGTGCGAGATGCTGCTGGTGGCCGGCCATTCGGGCATTGGCAAGTCGGCGGTCATCAACGAAGTACAAAAGCCCATCATCGCCCGGCGCGGCTGTTTCCTGTCCGGCAAATTTGACCAGCTACAGCGCGACGTGCCGTATGCCTCGCTGATCCAGGCCTTCCAGGGGCTGGTGCGCCAGCTGCTCGGCCAGCCCGAGGAAACGCTGCGCCAGTGGTCCGCCAAACTGCACCAGGCGCTGGGCAGCGGCATCGGCATGCTGGTCGAGCTGATTCCCCAACTGGCGTTGATCGTCGGCCCCACGGACCCGATCCCCGCGTCGGCGCCGGCACAGGCCCAGCTGCGCCTCGACCGCCTCTTCCCCCGCTTCGTCGAAGTATTCGCCTGCACCGGGCATCCGCTGGTGCTGTTCCTCGACGATCTGCAATGGGCCGATGCGGCCACCTTGCGGATGATCGAACTGCTGATGGTCTCGTGCGACAAGAGCTGCATGCTGTTCATCGGCGCGTACCGCGACAACGAGGTGAGTCCCGCGCATCCACTCATCGCACTGCGCGACAAGCTGCTCGCCCGTGACGTACGTCTGTCGACACTGTCACTGGGCGCACTGACCGAGCCGCAGGTCGCGCAAATGGTCTCGGCCACCGTGCGCGTGGCTGCCACCGACTGCGCGCCACTGACCAGCATTTGCTACCGCAAGACGGCCGGCAATCCGTTTTTCCTCAACCAGTTTCTCGCTTCGCTCAATGAGACGGGCCAGCTGCGCTACCGGGCCACCGACGATTGCTGGGACTGGGACTTGCCCGCGATAGAACAGGCCAGATATACCGACAACGTGGTCGAGGTGCTGCTGGAGAAAATCCGCCGCCTGCCCATCGCGACGCAGCACCTGCTGCAACTGGCCGCCTCGTGCGGCAACCGCTTCGCACTCGACACGCTCGCGCTGGCAGTGGACCGCGCGCCCCGGAAAACGCAGCAAGACCTGTGGCCGGCGCTCAGTGCAGGCTTGATCCAGCCGCTCGACGAACGCTATAAATACGTGAGTGGCGACACCGATGCGGCCAACAGCGGCGTCAGTTACCGCTTCCTGCATGACCGGGTGCAGCAGGCCGCCTACCTGGTCGCTGACGACGATGCGCGCGCGGCCAACCATCTTCTCATCGGCCGCCTGCTCCTGCGGCATGCGACGCCGGAGCGTCGGGACGAGACACTGTTCGAGATCGTCGAGCAGCTCAATGCCGGCCGCGCGCTGATCAACGATGCGGACGAGCGCGCGCAGCTGGCGATGCTCAATCTCCAGGCCGGCGTCAAGGCACGGCGCTCCGCCGCATTCCAGTCCACGCTGGAGCACATGCGCACCGGTCTCGACCTGCTGTCGGCGCAGGCATGGAGCGTCCACGCCGACCTCTGGCTCGACCTGCAGCTGGGCGCGGCCGAAGCGGCCTATTTGTGCGGCCAGTTCGATGCGGCCGAGGCGATCTACCCGCAGGTGCGCGCCCGTACCCTGATTCCCTTGCTGCAGGTGCGCTGCATTGCCATCCAGGCGCACCAGTATCAATTGCAGGGCCGCCTGCTCGACGCCATTGCCGTCCAGCGCGACGGCCTGGCGCTGCTGCACATTGACATTCCGCACGATGTGACGCAGATGAAGGCGCGCTTCGCCGATATCCTCGCCGACATCGGGCGGCAGCCCGGCGCGCAGGCGCCCGACACCTTGCTGGCGGCCGATGAGATGTGCGAGCCGGACGCGGTGGCCGCGATGCAGATGATGCAGGGCCTGTGGATGGCCAGCTATTACGCCGGCCAGCAGGATCTCAGCGCGCTGATGGTGGTGTCGATGACGCGGCTGTCCATACAGCGGGGGAACAGCGATTTCAGCGCCGTCGCCTATGTCGGCTACGCGATGATGGTGGCGCTGTACAGCGGCGACATCGCGCGCGGCTACGCCTTCGGCGCGATGGCGATGGCGCTGGCCAGGCGCCGTGCCAACCTGCAGACGCGCACGCTCACGGGCCTGATGTTCGGCGCGCTCAGCAACCACTGGACGCAGCCGCTGCGCAGCTCCGACGCCCTGTACGAAGAAGCGTTTGGCTGGGCGCTGGAAATCGCCGATTTCGTGCAGGTCGGCGTGGTGGCGGCCGTGCGCGCCACCGACCGGCTCATCCTCGGCGACTACCTGCCACACCTGATGCACGACATCGAGCATGACTTGGCGCTGATGCGCGCCAACGGCCAGCAGGCGATGGCCGATTGCTGCGTCGCCGCCGCGATCCAGCCGATCAAGTGCCTGATGGGTCTCCTGCCCCGCCACGACAGCTACGACGATGGGGCCTTCAGCGAGGCGCGCTTCCTCGATCAGTATGGCGGCTCGCACCTGTACCGCGCCTACTTCTTGCAGGGGAAGATACGCAACGCCTACCTGTTCGACGGCGCCGACGCCGAACAGCTAGCCGGCCAGCTCGGCAACGTCACCCAGATCATGCGCGGCCAGGCCAAGGTTGTCGAGTGCAGCTTCTACGCCGCGCTGATCCTGATCCGTGCCTTGCGGCGCGATCCTGCGCGCCCCGATGCGGGCGATATGCTGACCGTGATCGGCACGCTGCAGGCGAGTCTCGCCAAATGGGCCAAACAAGGCTCGGACAACAGCAAAGCCAAACACCTGCTGGTGCAGGCCGAGATGGCACGCTACCGGGAAGAGCTGCAACTGGCCACACGTTATTATCAACAGGCGATCGACGCGGCAGGCCTGGCCGGCTACGTCAACATGCAAGCGCTGGGCAATGAACTGTGCGGCGAATGCTGGTTCGACCAGGGACATGCGCGCGTGGCCGGCGTCTTTATCCAGGACGCCATCGCGCATTACGGCCAGTGGGGTGCGCAGGGCAAAGTGGCGCAGCTGCATGCGCGCCACGGCGTACTGTTGTCAAGGATGGAAGGCCGCAGCACGCAGCGGCATTCTGTCTCCCACACGCACGGCAGTTCCGCGCTCGACCTCGTGTCGCTGCTGAAGGCATCGCAGATCCTGTCGAACGAGGTGGGCCTGCGCAAGGTGCTGACACGCCTCATTGCCATCGTATGCGAAAACGCCGGTGCGCAGGTGGCGCGCCTGCTGCTGCTGTCCGAAGGCAGCTACCAGCTGGAGGCCAATATCGATGGCGATGGCGTCACCGTTTTGCAATCGCGCCAGCTCGACCTGAGCGCCGCCAGCGACCCGCAGTTCCCGCTATCGCTGCTGCGCTACGTCGTGCGCACCGGTGCCGAGGTGATCGAAGACTGCATCACGGGCGCTTCGCGCTTTGCCGCCGACCCGTACGTGCAGTTGCACCTGCCGCGCGCCGTCATGTGCCTGCCGATCCGGCACGGCGGCCAGATCGGCGGCATCCTGTACTTCGAGAACAGGCTTGCCGACGCCTCGTTCACGGAAGAACGCGTGGCGTTCCTGCGCATGCTTGGCGCGCAGGCGATGATCTCGATTTCCAGCGCCAGGCTGCATGACAGTCTCGAACGGCGCGTTGCCGAACGCACGGAACAGCTGGAGGACGCCAACCGCAAGCTGGCGACCCTGTCCATCACCGACGGCCTGACGGGCCTGGCGAACCGGCGCCATTTCGACGACGTGCTGCGCGCCGAATGTGCGCGTGCCACGCGCGTCGGCCAGCCGCTTGCCGTCGTCATGCTCGACGTCGACTATTTCAAGCGCTTCAACGACCGTCACGGCCACCAGGCCGGCGACGCATGCCTGATCCGGGTCGCGCAGGCGCTGGCGGCCGGCATGCGGCGCGCGGGCGACCTGACGGCGCGCTACGGCGGCGAAGAATTTTCGATCGTGCTGCCAAACACCGGGGCGGACGAAGCGCGCCAGATCGGCGAAGCGCTACGGCGCGCCATCGAAGAGCTGGGCATCGCCCACGTGAACGCGGATGCACTGCAGGTAACGATCAGCGTCGGCATCGCGGTCCAGTCGGCACCGGGTGCCGCCGATCCGGACGCCCTGCTGCGCCTGGCCGATGCCGCGCTGTACTACGCCAAGGATGCGGGGCGCAATTGCGTGGTGCTGAGAATTCTGCCGCCTGGCTAA
- a CDS encoding nucleobase:cation symporter-2 family protein, with product MASPRLKSIHRSVPGSTPAAPSPVDEILPAGKLFTLGLQHVLVMYAGAIAVPLIVGRALKLPPEQVAALISADLFCCGLVTLIQSLGIGKHFGIRLPVMMGVTFAAVSPMLAMANNPALGITGIFGAVIGAGVVSMLIAPFISRLLALFPPVVTGSIIAVIGVSLMRVGVNWAMGGPPAMAQIADPAFVKMAAAATAAGLPAPAGPVPMIANPGYGALDNMGIAFFVLAVILLVAKYGRGFLSNIAVLIGIIAGTALSFALGKADFAKVASAKAFAIVTPFQFGMPTFDVVAIVTMSLVMIVVMIESLGMFLALGEMTGKRIEQADISRGLRVDGLGTLIGGIFNTFPYTSFSQNVGLVGVTGVRSRWVCVAAGVILLVMGVIPKVAQTAEAVPAFVLGGAGLVMFGMVAATGIRILAGVDYKSNRNNLFIVALSIGFGMLPLVAEQYAQHMPKALSPLLHSGILLAAIVAVLLNLFFNGLVSQEKAQEQARENSHGSD from the coding sequence ATGGCCTCTCCCCGTCTGAAATCCATCCACCGCAGCGTGCCCGGCAGTACGCCTGCCGCGCCATCTCCCGTCGATGAAATCCTGCCAGCTGGCAAACTGTTTACCTTGGGCTTGCAGCACGTGCTCGTCATGTATGCGGGCGCCATCGCCGTACCGCTGATCGTCGGGCGCGCCCTCAAGCTGCCGCCCGAGCAGGTGGCGGCGCTGATCAGTGCCGACCTGTTCTGCTGCGGTCTCGTGACCCTGATCCAGTCCCTGGGCATAGGCAAGCATTTCGGCATCCGCCTGCCCGTCATGATGGGCGTCACCTTTGCCGCCGTCAGTCCCATGCTGGCCATGGCGAACAATCCTGCCCTGGGCATCACGGGCATCTTTGGCGCCGTGATCGGCGCCGGCGTCGTCTCGATGCTGATCGCGCCCTTCATCAGTCGATTGCTGGCGCTGTTTCCGCCCGTGGTTACCGGCAGCATCATCGCCGTGATCGGCGTGTCGCTGATGCGCGTGGGCGTGAACTGGGCCATGGGCGGGCCGCCCGCCATGGCGCAGATCGCCGATCCCGCTTTCGTCAAAATGGCCGCGGCCGCCACGGCGGCCGGCTTGCCCGCGCCGGCCGGCCCAGTGCCCATGATCGCCAACCCCGGCTATGGCGCGCTGGACAACATGGGCATCGCCTTCTTCGTGCTGGCCGTCATCTTGTTGGTGGCCAAGTATGGCCGCGGTTTCCTGTCGAATATCGCCGTGTTGATCGGCATCATCGCCGGCACGGCCCTGTCGTTTGCGCTGGGCAAGGCCGATTTCGCCAAGGTGGCCAGCGCCAAGGCTTTTGCCATCGTCACGCCGTTTCAGTTTGGCATGCCGACTTTCGACGTGGTGGCCATCGTCACCATGAGCCTGGTGATGATCGTCGTCATGATCGAGTCGCTGGGCATGTTTTTGGCCTTGGGCGAGATGACTGGCAAGCGCATCGAGCAGGCCGACATCAGCCGCGGCTTGCGCGTCGATGGCCTGGGCACCTTGATCGGGGGTATCTTCAATACCTTCCCGTACACCTCGTTCTCGCAAAACGTGGGCCTGGTGGGCGTGACGGGCGTGCGCAGCCGCTGGGTCTGCGTGGCGGCCGGCGTCATCCTGCTGGTCATGGGTGTGATACCGAAGGTTGCGCAGACGGCCGAAGCCGTGCCGGCGTTCGTGCTAGGCGGGGCGGGGCTGGTAATGTTCGGCATGGTTGCCGCCACGGGCATCCGCATCCTGGCCGGCGTCGACTACAAGAGCAACCGCAACAACCTGTTCATCGTAGCCCTGTCGATCGGCTTCGGCATGCTGCCGCTGGTGGCGGAACAGTACGCGCAGCACATGCCGAAAGCCCTGTCGCCGCTGCTGCACAGCGGCATCCTGCTGGCCGCCATCGTTGCCGTGCTGCTCAATCTGTTCTTCAATGGATTGGTGTCGCAGGAAAAGGCGCAGGAGCAGGCGCGCGAGAACAGCCATGGCAGCGATTGA